A DNA window from Canis lupus familiaris isolate Mischka breed German Shepherd chromosome 10, alternate assembly UU_Cfam_GSD_1.0, whole genome shotgun sequence contains the following coding sequences:
- the LRRC10 gene encoding leucine-rich repeat-containing protein 10 translates to MGDALRALAACVPADCCRGSGARDPRDMPPDKTVDLSGRQLRRLPAHVCSFRELAKLYLSDNRLSSLPPELAQLQNLQILALDFNDFKALPQAVCTLQQLCILYLGNNKLCGLPAELSRLQSLRTLWIEANCLGRLPDVVCELAVLRTLHAGSNGLRGLPGRLQRLRELRTIWLSGNLLTDFPAVLLHMPFLEVIDVDRNSIRHFPSLAHLSGLKLVIYDHNPCRNAPRVAKGVRRVGRWAEETPEPDPRKARRYALTQEDSQEGEAPVLPSLLLSPGS, encoded by the coding sequence ATGGGCGACGCCCTCAGGGCCCTGGCGGCCTGCGTCCCCGCCGACTGCTGCCGGGGCTCCGGGGCCAGAGACCCGCGGGACATGCCGCCCGACAAGACGGTGGACCTGAGCGGCCGGCAGCTCCGCCGCCTCCCGGCGCACGTGTGCTCCTTCCGGGAGCTGGCCAAGCTCTACCTGAGCGACAACCGCCTCAGCAGCCTGCCCCCCGAGCTGGCGCAGCTGCAGAACCTGCAGATCCTGGCCCTGGATTTCAACGACTTCAAGGCTCTGCCCCAAGCGGTGTGTACGCTGCAGCAGCTCTGCATCCTCTACCTGGGCAACAACAAGCTCTGCGGCCTGCCCGCCGAGCTGAGCCGGCTGCAGAGCCTCCGCACCCTGTGGATCGAGGCCAACTGCCTGGGCCGGCTGCCCGACGTGGTGTGCGAGCTGGCGGTCCTCAGGACCCTGCACGCCGGCTCCAACGGCCTGCGCGGCCTGCCGGGCCGGCTGCAGCGCCTGCGGGAGCTGCGGACCATCTGGCTCTCGGGCAACCTGCTCACCGACTTCCCCGCCGTGCTGCTGCACATGCCCTTCCTGGAGGTCATCGACGTGGACAGGAACAGCATCCGTCACTTCCCCAGCCTGGCCCACCTGTCCGGCCTGAAGCTGGTCATCTACGACCACAACCCTTGCAGGAACGCGCCCAGGGTGGCCAAAGGTGTGCGCCGCGTGGGGAGGTGGGCCGAGGAGACGCCGGAGCCCGACCCGAGGAAGGCCAGACGCTACGCCTTGACCCAGGAGGAcagccaggagggagaggcaCCTGTCCTGCCATCTCTGCTGCTTTCTCCTGGCTCCTGA